Proteins from one Bufo gargarizans isolate SCDJY-AF-19 chromosome 8, ASM1485885v1, whole genome shotgun sequence genomic window:
- the LOC122944490 gene encoding interferon-induced very large GTPase 1-like isoform X6 codes for MRRICLSIIIIIILCIVSKAYTKDVQQSNDLVRNPSNQMSDHPEEQEVSPQVGDSFSAKDIPSSKETELGRRQPSGEDPLSENQDSRIPRRVRKSAEPSINRDRIRWLLLVSPLLIVLLSLITCALGKKALWKPGEDTQKIVLSPPQISFMVQPGHGGEVPRGGEGRRNMKTSSRGAKPGGDHDSYSGKTATRTIPTDVEDMQPGPAPSSRTSRRDFPSPSGIRGTNQKEGRHSSAKAPAKISNHLETNQRKGSSMGSKSRVDSYTEKHGKKFQEAGIRPTARNAICSVTQSYSNMDGGNFRRAISVKGDTAIRSWSDGGSLTVPTVSAGGDPDNGYYLENELTTENRMKTSSKGKDRVKQEKTSSEGEGQAKREKTSSEGEGQAKREKTSSEGEGQAKREKTSSEGKGQAKPEKTSSEGEGQEEQVKVSSEGEDRFRREIPSPEGENQAKRERTSSESENQVKRKKISSGDKDEEKQEKTSSEVEVQAKQKTSSEDVEDMQPGPAPSLRTSRSDFPSPSELLQRTFLQKLMALDISARNTVDDEEILLDSEEEEYGDMKSSECFNPLDVLCGLLHQSDMILKQQIVSKMSMCQFAVPLLLPSPNTQDCTFMLWSMRDIVKKWRPHSMTASKTYVEDSIVNVPMPMFSFVRLGTCSISKSRYLNQVLSPSQQNHNFFVHGDMPGGNIPRKHSDGLVEIIWYLPSGHEQLDVFPEPIAVMNLRGDLESNEKQLNFLTRVSSALFIFIEEVQENQHNLLSRLRNVTNVFLILNVRDREDNMKDLKTLNDTLQLPRQNILVKTKHINDSQVVKKIRSAMKMIFTEIKETFNLEQISKKATEFSIDENSPECKETKAKAKEITDEINNINHYKHETMKLQGDLWKEISKMEKEICRMRKLGDEDAEEYKSGLQAKILTLQMVQRQHHLTGGMLRYQEALMLTDRTLFLKWLKILLDKIGKNHLRELHNEYKFKYQRRSTTEQDLQIIDQKIVDGSLGVEHFIRELGQYYEAKCSMIKQGFIPEDKMQFAGLPGIASDLLLDGFPFELIDGDASNIPLEWITDVLTELDKKTGGQCRMRVITVLGVQSTGKSTLLNTMFGLQFPVASGRCTRGAFMTLIKAKENFQEELNCDFILVIDTEGLKSLDLASLENSYEHDNELATVVVGLSDITIVNMAMENAEEMKDILQIVVHAFLRMKGIGKKSSCKFVHQNVSDVSAHVKNRNARQKFLLQLSEMAKVAAKMEKRSGINNFSDIIYCDIEKDSWYIPGLWYGIPPMASVNSGYSETVSELKQSIIGSLQSMDGKPQNIREFTEWIKSLWNAVKHEKFVFSFRNRLVTEAYNQLCIYYADWEWTFQKHIHRWMMETETFIYNLPYEKLGADVWSKLLNDINQILDKEETAMHQCLEEYFESDFENAHLLEMFRGDFFRSVKYLRKELENVLRDKCEKTIRIQKEKSQIQAMQAQYINIMEEKVAEMMGRRRNEKYMGNSKALQEEFEEMWVKTVSTLRLSKLEVHDVGRKIFQQLKRDIGCEDDVIRNRLRNLDQYKDIVLEDKHLSSYSLEHFTLVNALIEKCSKYVEDIMSNKEDFNELYSQDLLSLINKRLRMRDFQDLHITKCFEFDLKLYILKSATIKFQQIHEDFVQRNDPRTCLEMLKPQYYSTFKNMYEKRDECRRKAEQFCQLCLKPAITDHINKYLGKEMMDDILQVGGPEEFKSRKRLQLVILEKLLEDKSCYQYDEYISDYEHFLKRWISSYIAEHYKDQGPIRAMQLKTLNSLMAKVQQTFNYSTLISSASLTEFLVHFCNIFEKELVISKNDMKAVLFQSNLNVKQFAKDVKLYLHHLQDEIQKEFNTKGIETTFSQLTLKPQEELFRKVIGCGKKCPFCKAPCEAGGADHKEHFASLHRPRGLGRHENEQTKDLDHSICSTNVISNKTFKNEDTGWKPHPYKDYRTYYPDWAIYPDMTANSSNYWKFVLKEFNDSFAQIYRKKTAKIPEDWCKISYREALTSLRTTLQ; via the exons GAAAAACAGCTACTAGAACAATCCCCACAGATGTAGAAGATATGCAGCCGGGGCCAGCACCAAGCTCGAGAACCTCTAGACGTGATTTTCCTTCTCCTTCAG GGATACGAGGCACGAATCAGAAGGAAGGTCGTCATTCCTCAGCAAAGGCTCCTGCAAAAATCTCAAATCATCTCGAGACAAATCAAAGGAAGGGAAGTTCCATGGGGTCAAAGTCTAGAGTAGACTCATATACAG AAAAACATGGAAAGAAGTTTCAAGAGGCAGGAATACGACCAACAGCAAGAAATGCTATATGTTCCGTTACTCAGTCATACTCTAATATGGATGGAGGAAACTTCAGGAGAGCAATTTCTGTAAAGGGTGATACAGCCATTAGATCATGGTCAG ATGGAGGAAGCTTGACAGTACCGACAGTATCTGCAGGGGGTGATCCAGACAATGGATACTATTTAG AAAATGAATTAACTACAGAGAATCGAATGAAAACATCATCAAAAGGCAAAGATCGAGTGAAGCAGGAGAAAACCTCATCAGAGGGTGAAGGCCAAGCAAAACGAGAGAAAACCTCATCAGAGGGTGAAGGCCAAGCAAAACGAGAGAAAACCTCATCTGAAGGTGAAGGCCAAGCAAAACGAGAGAAAACCTCATCAGAAGGTAAAGGCCAAGCAAAACCAGAGAAAACCTCATCAGAAGGTGAAGGCCAAGAGGAGCAAGTGAAAGTCTCATCAGAAGGTGAGGACCGATTTAGGCGAGAGATACCCTCACCAGAAGGCGAAAACCAAGCAAAGCGAGAGAGAACCTCATCAGAAAGTGAAAACCAAGTGAAGCGAAAGAAAATCTCATCAGGAGATAAGGACGAAGAGAAGCAAGAGAAAACCTCCTCAGAGGTTGAAGTCCAAGCTAAACAAAAAACTTCATCAGAAG ATGTAGAAGATATGCAGCCGGGGCCAGCACCAAGCTTGAGAACCTCTAGAAGTGATTTTCCTTCTCCTTCAG aaTTATTGCAAAGGACGTTTCTGCAGAAGCTGATGGCTTTGGACATTTCAGCCAGGAATACTGTTGACGATGAAGAAATATTATTGGATTCAGAAGAAGAGGAATATGGAGATATGAAGTCATCAGAATGCTTTAACCCTCTCGATGTGCTTTGTGGCCTCTTGCATCAATCAGATATGATCTTAAAACAACAGATTGTGTCCAAAATGTCCATGTGTCAATTTGCTGTCCCTCTACTTCTCCCTTCTCCCAACACACAAGACTGCACATTTATGCTGTGGTCAATGAGAGATATCGTGAAGAAATGGAGACCTCACTCTATGACTGCTAGTAAAACTTATGTGGAAGACAGTATAGTCAATGTTCCCATGCCCATGTTCTCCTTTGTTAGACTTGGGACCTGTAGCATATCAAAATCTCGATATCTCAACCAAGTCCTAAGTCCATCTCAGCAGAATCATAACTTCTTTGTGCATGGCGATATGCCTGGTGGGAATATACCTAGAAAACACTCTGATGGACTTGTGGAAATTATCTGGTATCTTCCATCAGGACATGAACAGTTAGATGTTTTTCCTGAGCCCATTGCTGTTATGAATCTACGAGGAGATCTTGAGTCCAATGAGAAACAGTTGAATTTTTTAACACGTGTATCATCTGCTCTGTTCATATTTATTGAGGAAGTACAAGAGAACCAGCACAACCTACTATCAAGATTACGAAATGTGACAAATGTCTTCTTGATTCTTAATGTAAGAGATAGAGAAGACAACATGAAGGACCTGAAGACTCTCAATGACACACTTCAACTGCCAAGACAAAATATTCTAGTTAAGACCAAACATATCAATGACTCACAGGTGGTAAAGAAAATAAGATCAGCAATGAAAATGATTTTTACAGAAATAAAAGAAACGTTTAATCTTGAGCAAATTTCGAAGAAGGCCACCGAATTCAGCATTGATGAGAACTCTCCAGAATGCAAAGAAACAAAAGCTAAAGCCAAGGAAATAACAGATGAAATAAACAATATAAATCACTATAAGCATGAAACAATGAAGCTACAGGGAGACCTCTGGAAAGAAATATCTAAAATGGAGAAGGAAATATGTAGAATGAGGAAACTAGGTGATGAAGATGCAGAAGAATATAAATCTGGGCTTCAGGCAAAAATACTAACACTCCAAATGGTACAAAGACAACACCACCTGACAGGTGGCATGCTGAGATATCAAGAAGCTTTGATGTTAACAGACAGGACGCTATTTCTGAAATGGCTGAAAATACTGCTTGACAAAATAGGGaaaaaccatctcagggaattacACAATGAATACAAATTTAAATATCAACGTCGATCAACAACTGAACAAGATCTTCAAATAATTGACCAGAAAATAGTAGATGGCTCACTGGGTGTAGAACATTTTATACGGGAGCTTGGGCAATATTACGAGGCTAAATGTTCCATGATAAAACAAGGATTTATTCCTGAGGATAAAATGCAGTTTGCTGGCTTGCCAGGAATTGCTTCTGACCTTCTTCTGGATGGGTTCCCATTTGAGCTTATTGATGGAGATGCCTCTAACATTCCCTTAGAGTGGATAACTGATGTCCTGACTGAGCTGGATAAGAAGACTGGAGGACAATGTAGGATGAGAGTGATAACTGTGCTGGGGGTGCAGAGTACAGGGAAGTCCACCCTTCTGAACACCATGTTTGGTCTACAGTTCCCTGTAGCCAGCGGACGATGCACACGAGGAGCCTTTATGACCCTTATTAAAGCGAAGGAGAACTTCCAGGAGGAGCTAAATTGTGACTTCATTCTAGTCATTGACACCGAAGGACTGAAATCCTTGGATCTTGCTTCTCTGGAAAACAGTTATGAACATGACAATGAATTGGCCACAGTCGTAGTTGGCTTAAGTGACATCACCATAGTCAACATGGCCATGGAAAATGCCGAAGAAATGAAAGATATTTTGCAGATTGTGGTCCACGCGTTCCTTAGAATGAAAGGAATAGGAAAGAAATCCAGCTGCAAGTTCGTGCATCAGAATGTGAGCGATGTGTCCGCTCATGTGAAAAACAGAAATGCTAGACAGAAATTTCTTCTACAGCTGAGTGAAATGGCAAAAGTCGCAGCAAAAATGGAGAAAAGAAGTGGAATTAATAACTTTTCAGacattatttactgtgacattgaAAAAGATTCCTGGTACATTCCTGGGTTATGGTACGGCATACCACCTATGGCTTCTGTGAACTCCGGGTACAGTGAAACGGTTAGCGAGTTAAAGCAATCAATAATTGGATCCCTACAGTCAATGGATGGGAAACCTCAAAATATTAGAGAATTTACAGAGTGGATAAAAAGTTTGTGGAATGCCGTAAAACATGAAAAATTTGTCTTCAGCTTTAGAAACCGATTAGTCACGGAAGCCTATAACCAGCTCTGTATTTATTATGCAGATTGGGAATGGACATTTCAGAAACATATTCATAGATGGATGATGGAGACAGAAACTTTCATCTACAACCTACCATATGAGAAACTAGGAGCAGATGTATGGAGCAAACTTCTAAATGATATTAATCAGATATTGGACAAGGAGGAGACAGCCATGCATCAATGTCTGGAGGAATATTTTGAGAGTGATTTTGAGAATGCTCATCTCTTGGAAATGTTTCGCGGAGATTTTTTTAGAAGTGTGAAATATCTCAGGAAAGAACTTGAAAATGTTCTTCGTGATAAGTGTGAGAAGACAATTCGTATTCAGAAAGAGAAATCCCAGATTCAAGCTATGCAAGCCCAATATATTAACATAATGGAAGAAAAAGTAGCAGAAATGATGGGCAGAAGGAGAAATGAAAAATACATGGGAAACAGTAAGGCTCTACAGGAAGAATTTGAGGAAATGTGGGTAAAAACAGTTTCCACTTTAAGGCTAAGTAAGCTAGAAGTACACGATGTTGGTCGCAAAATCTTTCAACAATTAAAAAGGGACATAGGTTGTGAAGATGATGTGATTAGGAACAGGCTCCGTAACCTCGATCAATATAAGGATATTGTTCTGGAAGACAAGCATCTCTCCAGTTATTCTCTAGAACATTTCACACTGGTAAATGCCTTAATTGAGAAATGTAGCAAATATGTTGAAGACATTATGAGTAACAAAGAAGACTTTAATGAATTGTATTCCCAAGATTTGCTGTCATTGATCAATAAAAGGCTAAGGATGCGAGACTTCCAAGATCTTCACATTACGAAATGCTTTGAGTTTGATCTTAAACTTTACATTCTAAAAAGTGCAACCATTAAATTCCAGCAGATACATGAAGACTTTGTACAAAGAAATGATCCAAGGACCTGCCTGGAGATGCTGAAACCTCAGTACTACTCCACTTTTAAAAACATGTATGAGAAAAGGGATGAATGTAGAAGGAAAGCGGAACAGTTCTGTCAATTATGCCTGAAGCCGGCCATCACCGATCACATCAACAAGTATCTCGGTAAGGAGATGATGGATGACATCCTGCAAGTCGGTGGCCCAGAAGAATTCAAGAGTCGGAAACGTTTACAATTAGTGATTCTTGAAAAGTTGCTAGAGGACAAATCATGTTATCAGTATGATGAAtacatcagtgattatgagcaTTTTCTCAAAAGATGGATTTCATCCTACATTGCCGAACATTACAAAGACCAAGGACCGATCCGAGCAATGCAATTAAAAACACTCAATTCTCTAATGGCCAAAGTGCAGCAAACCTTCAATTATTCAACACTTATCTCGTCTGCAAGCCTTACTGAGTTTTTAGTgcatttttgtaacatttttgagAAAGAACTTGTCATTTCCAAGAATGACATGAAAGCTGTCTTGTTCCAGAGTAATCTAAATGTTAAACAATTTGCCAAGGATGTCAAGTTGTATCTTCATCATTTACAAGATGAAATCCAGAAGGAGTTTAACACAAAGGGTATAGAAACAACATTTTCACAGCTGACACTAAAGCCTCAGGAGGAACTCTTCAGGAAGGTGATTGGATGTGGGAAGAAGTGTCCATTCTGTAAAGCCCCCTGTGAAGCCGGAGGAGCTGACCACAAAGAGCACTTTGCCTCTCTTCACCGACCCAGGGGACTAGGGCGACATGAAAACGAACAAACCAAAGATCTTGACCATTCTATATGTTCCACAAATGTCATCTCTAATAAGACTTTCAAAAATGAAGACACAGGCTGGAAGCCTCACCCTTACAAGGATTACAGGACCTATTATCCAGACTGGGCCATCTATCCTGATATGACTGCCAATTCCTCCAACTATTGGAAATTTGTCTTGAAAGAATTTAATGATTCATTTGCCCAAatttataggaaaaaaacagcaaaaatCCCAGAAGACTGGTGCAAAATAAGTTATCGTGAAGCCCTTACCAGCCTGAGGACAACGTTACAGTGA